A region of uncultured Desulfobacter sp. DNA encodes the following proteins:
- a CDS encoding DNA polymerase III subunit alpha → MIPLAVHSHYSLMRGVPGVRELCGRAKELGYKTLALTDTNNLYGLWPFLGACAEFGLRPVVGAEITDRISDAKVIALVKTDAGYANLCRLLTRRHRDSNFNLEQAVPPLGDGLILLTPSVRCLNQWYKLAHQGMDLDIAAFIGRAPLSRNHPLCRAARAAELPLVAAPDSYFLSPGDHEIHTLLRAIDTNTSLHRLPFDQLVSAWAFLGSPAYYSQKFSAMPNAVTATRILAERLEFKGPDFGIVMPPYTPPLNQTCEGLLREKTMAGALKRYGPNLSGQMLARIDHELSIIEQTRFSAYFLVVADIVKQASRTCGRGSGAASIVAYCLGITNVCPIKHNLYFERFLNPERRDPPDIDVDFAWDERDTVLNHVLTRFNDRSAMVASHILFQPRMAVRETARVFGLPESEIKQGISRLYSDAPFLKGANIWKSGHPGKSGWPADPWSKIIRLADRLIETPRHLSVHPGGVVITPDPIDAYVPVENASKGMAVIQWEKESTEAAGLVKIDLLGNRSLGVIRDCIASIRETRGGFTDFQDMDPEDDPATQQQVAQGQTMGCFYIESPAMCLLQKKSGQGDFRHLVIHSSIIRPAANEFINAYLKRLHSGVWEPLHPLMDGLLDDTFGIMVYQEDVSKAAVRLAGFTHARADELRKVMSKKDRHRKLGVFRSEFFEGALGKGVSLDAIERIWDMIISFSGYSFCKPHSASYARVSFQAAYLKTHYPAQFMAAVISNQGGFYSTFAYVSEARRMGVTILGPDVRFSQVHWSGLKNEIRVGLMAIKNLSRATMNKIVLEREKCVFSDGFDFFNRITPKEDEALVLTDSGSLDEFSPDKSRAALVWAYYSWQDSRRSMAGRIDLFGAQIHKIPALPPDPPLQRLRREFAVLGFLPAGHPITLIREKRKDIKSIKAVELPSMVGRKVCFAGWLITDKLVKTRQGDPMKFVTFEDDTGLVETVFFPTTYARFSHILNNGYPYLLSGRVENDWGAITLTVFQACRI, encoded by the coding sequence ATGATTCCGCTGGCAGTTCACTCCCACTATTCGCTAATGCGGGGTGTTCCGGGGGTCCGGGAATTGTGCGGCCGGGCAAAGGAGCTGGGCTATAAGACCCTTGCCCTGACGGACACCAATAATCTCTACGGCTTGTGGCCCTTCCTCGGCGCCTGTGCGGAGTTTGGCCTGAGACCTGTTGTTGGTGCTGAGATTACAGACCGAATCTCTGATGCAAAGGTGATCGCCCTGGTTAAAACCGACGCAGGCTACGCCAATCTGTGCAGGCTTCTGACCCGGCGTCACAGGGATTCAAATTTTAATCTGGAACAAGCCGTACCACCCCTTGGGGATGGGCTGATCCTTTTGACTCCATCTGTCCGGTGTCTGAACCAATGGTACAAACTTGCCCACCAGGGCATGGATCTGGATATCGCAGCCTTTATCGGACGCGCTCCGCTTTCCCGCAACCACCCCCTGTGCCGGGCAGCCCGGGCAGCAGAGCTGCCTTTAGTGGCTGCTCCGGACAGTTATTTTCTATCCCCCGGGGATCATGAAATCCATACCCTGTTGCGGGCCATTGACACAAACACCAGCCTGCACCGGCTCCCTTTTGACCAGTTGGTATCGGCCTGGGCGTTTCTGGGAAGCCCGGCATACTATTCCCAAAAATTTTCCGCAATGCCCAACGCAGTGACAGCCACCCGGATTCTGGCAGAACGCCTTGAATTCAAAGGCCCTGACTTTGGTATTGTCATGCCCCCATACACACCGCCTTTAAATCAGACATGCGAGGGACTGCTAAGAGAAAAAACCATGGCAGGGGCATTGAAACGGTATGGACCCAATCTTTCCGGACAGATGCTGGCGAGGATTGACCACGAGCTATCCATTATTGAACAAACACGTTTTTCCGCTTATTTCCTGGTTGTGGCAGACATCGTAAAGCAGGCATCGCGCACCTGCGGCAGGGGGTCGGGTGCAGCCTCCATCGTGGCATACTGTCTGGGAATTACCAATGTATGCCCCATCAAACACAACCTTTATTTTGAACGGTTTCTCAACCCTGAACGTCGGGATCCACCGGACATTGATGTGGATTTTGCATGGGATGAACGGGATACAGTGCTCAACCATGTGCTGACCCGGTTTAACGACCGATCTGCCATGGTGGCAAGCCATATCCTGTTCCAGCCCCGGATGGCGGTGCGGGAAACAGCCAGGGTCTTTGGTTTGCCCGAATCAGAGATCAAGCAGGGAATTTCACGTCTATACAGCGATGCTCCGTTTTTAAAAGGCGCCAATATTTGGAAGTCCGGACATCCAGGAAAATCAGGCTGGCCGGCTGATCCATGGTCAAAAATTATCCGTCTTGCAGACAGACTTATCGAAACGCCCAGACATCTGTCGGTTCATCCTGGAGGCGTTGTTATCACACCGGACCCCATTGACGCCTATGTGCCCGTGGAAAATGCCTCCAAGGGCATGGCTGTCATCCAGTGGGAAAAAGAGAGTACAGAAGCGGCAGGGCTTGTTAAAATTGACCTTTTGGGCAACCGCAGCCTTGGGGTCATCCGAGACTGCATTGCCTCAATCCGGGAGACCCGGGGGGGATTTACGGATTTTCAGGACATGGATCCGGAAGATGATCCTGCCACCCAGCAGCAGGTGGCCCAGGGACAGACCATGGGCTGTTTTTATATTGAAAGCCCTGCCATGTGTCTGCTTCAAAAAAAATCCGGTCAGGGTGATTTCCGGCATCTGGTCATCCATTCCAGCATTATCCGTCCGGCTGCCAATGAATTCATAAATGCGTATCTCAAGCGGTTGCATTCAGGCGTCTGGGAGCCGCTTCACCCTTTAATGGATGGGCTTTTGGATGATACCTTCGGCATCATGGTGTACCAGGAAGACGTGTCAAAGGCAGCAGTCCGGCTGGCCGGCTTCACCCATGCCAGGGCAGATGAGCTGCGCAAGGTCATGTCTAAAAAGGACAGGCATAGAAAACTTGGGGTCTTCAGGTCCGAATTCTTTGAAGGAGCCCTCGGTAAAGGCGTTTCCCTGGACGCTATTGAACGTATCTGGGATATGATCATCTCATTTTCAGGCTATAGTTTCTGTAAGCCCCATTCAGCATCCTATGCCCGGGTATCATTCCAGGCGGCCTACCTTAAAACCCATTACCCGGCTCAATTCATGGCAGCTGTGATATCCAACCAGGGCGGCTTTTACTCCACCTTTGCCTACGTGTCCGAAGCCCGGCGTATGGGTGTGACGATTCTGGGTCCGGATGTCCGGTTCAGCCAGGTGCACTGGAGCGGATTAAAAAACGAAATTAGGGTTGGCTTAATGGCCATCAAAAACTTAAGTCGGGCAACCATGAACAAGATTGTGCTGGAACGGGAAAAGTGTGTATTTTCAGATGGTTTTGATTTTTTTAACCGAATCACCCCAAAAGAAGACGAGGCCCTGGTTCTTACGGACAGCGGCAGCCTTGACGAATTTTCGCCGGACAAAAGCCGTGCTGCCTTGGTTTGGGCATATTATAGCTGGCAGGATAGTAGACGGTCCATGGCAGGTCGGATAGATCTATTTGGAGCCCAGATCCATAAAATCCCGGCCTTACCCCCGGACCCTCCGCTGCAACGGCTTCGCCGAGAATTTGCTGTACTCGGCTTTCTTCCTGCCGGACACCCCATAACTCTGATCAGGGAAAAACGCAAAGATATCAAGTCGATTAAGGCAGTGGAGCTGCCCAGTATGGTTGGTCGGAAAGTCTGTTTTGCAGGTTGGCTGATTACAGACAAACTTGTTAAGACCAGGCAGGGTGATCCCATGAAATTTGTTACCTTTGAAGATGATACAGGTTTAGTGGAAACCGTATTCTTCCCTACAACCTATGCCAGATTTTCCCATATCCTTAACAATGGATACCCATATTTGCTTTCCGGTCGGGTGGAAAATGACTGGGGCGCGATCACATTAACGGTCTTCCAGGCGTGTCGAATCTGA
- a CDS encoding DUF72 domain-containing protein translates to MDRLYAGTSGYSYAEWVDAGVYPSGTHAAGMLSAYAQMFKATELNYTWYQMPKARSLERMIAQVPEGFKFSAKLTRTMTHEVDKTGWIRDVLMFRQGIAPLNTTNRLLCILVQLPPYFTRTPERRTYLAALLDELSGLPVAVEFRHPSWVHDKVFYEFERRAITLVTVDGPDLPNLFPRLDIVTNHQFFYLRLHGRNSQGWRSGNMQKQFDYNYSETELRILADTISNTLGPAADTGVVFFNNHVRGQAPNNCRRLIDMISVQS, encoded by the coding sequence ATGGACCGACTGTATGCGGGCACCAGCGGCTACTCCTATGCGGAATGGGTGGATGCCGGGGTTTATCCGTCCGGTACCCACGCAGCCGGCATGCTGTCGGCCTATGCCCAGATGTTTAAGGCCACGGAGCTTAACTACACCTGGTATCAAATGCCCAAGGCCCGGTCCCTGGAGAGGATGATAGCCCAGGTCCCCGAAGGGTTCAAATTCAGCGCCAAGCTCACCCGCACCATGACCCACGAAGTGGACAAAACAGGATGGATCCGGGATGTGCTGATGTTCCGCCAGGGCATTGCCCCCCTTAACACCACGAACCGCCTTTTGTGCATACTGGTTCAGTTGCCGCCCTATTTTACGCGGACTCCGGAACGGCGTACCTATCTGGCCGCCTTGCTGGATGAGCTCTCTGGCCTGCCTGTGGCCGTTGAGTTCCGGCACCCCTCCTGGGTGCATGACAAGGTGTTTTATGAATTTGAACGGCGGGCAATCACCCTGGTGACCGTGGACGGTCCGGATCTGCCCAACCTGTTCCCGAGGCTGGACATCGTAACCAATCATCAATTTTTCTATCTGCGACTGCACGGCAGAAACAGCCAGGGATGGCGGTCCGGCAACATGCAAAAGCAATTTGACTACAATTACAGCGAAACCGAGCTAAGGATCCTTGCCGACACCATTTCCAACACCCTTGGCCCTGCCGCAGATACAGGTGTCGTATTTTTCAACAACCATGTCAGGGGGCAGGCGCCCAACAACTGCCGGCGGCTGATCGACATGATAAGCGTTCAGTCATGA
- the lexA gene encoding transcriptional repressor LexA, protein MRPALTEKQKKFLVILKSKLGQSGQAPSLRDLAKSLSVSHAAVAQTLKLLETKGYIRRQGRYSRDLVILDDMGDPDTEVRKKIVPIVGRITAGLPIYAGQEWDGSLVVDAALYPQDNLFALKVQGQSMKNAGILDRDLAICTPRQYARNREIVVALINGEEATVKRFFLYADHIELRPENPDFSPQTYGFDDVMIQGKVIGIIRSAQAMEGE, encoded by the coding sequence ATGAGACCAGCGCTTACAGAAAAACAAAAAAAATTTTTGGTGATTCTGAAGTCCAAGCTTGGACAATCCGGCCAGGCCCCAAGCCTTAGGGATCTGGCCAAAAGTCTTTCCGTCAGCCATGCAGCCGTGGCACAGACCCTGAAACTGCTTGAAACAAAAGGCTATATCCGCAGACAGGGACGGTACAGCCGGGACCTTGTCATTCTGGATGATATGGGAGACCCGGATACGGAGGTGCGCAAAAAAATTGTCCCCATTGTGGGACGGATCACAGCCGGGCTTCCCATATACGCAGGCCAGGAGTGGGACGGCAGTCTGGTGGTGGATGCAGCCCTGTACCCCCAAGACAATCTGTTTGCCCTGAAAGTCCAGGGCCAGTCCATGAAAAATGCGGGCATCCTTGACCGGGATCTTGCCATCTGCACCCCCCGGCAGTATGCCCGGAACAGGGAAATTGTGGTGGCTCTGATCAACGGAGAGGAAGCCACGGTCAAACGCTTTTTTCTGTATGCTGATCACATTGAACTGCGCCCGGAAAACCCTGATTTCAGCCCCCAGACCTATGGTTTTGACGATGTCATGATCCAGGGAAAGGTGATCGGTATTATTCGCTCCGCCCAGGCCATGGAAGGAGAATAG
- a CDS encoding YSC84-related protein: MKSVKLLIIVLTGLLSLFFTAPVFADSCTNVINEFKKSKAVQPFFNSCYGYAVFPIVGKGGFVVGGAFGQGRVYQNDLITGTATIAKLTVGFQLGGQAFSEIIFFQDKRAYDDFTKGSFEFDAAVSAIVITAGVQAKAGSDGGTAAASAGPATCVQAQTGYFKGMAVFIQVKGGLMYEAAIGGQKFDVTLLK; this comes from the coding sequence ATGAAATCCGTAAAACTTCTTATAATTGTGCTGACAGGTCTTCTCTCTCTTTTTTTTACCGCTCCAGTGTTTGCCGATTCATGCACCAACGTGATTAATGAATTTAAGAAGTCTAAGGCGGTACAGCCCTTTTTCAACAGCTGCTATGGGTATGCGGTATTTCCCATAGTGGGCAAGGGTGGCTTTGTTGTGGGAGGCGCCTTTGGCCAGGGCCGGGTTTATCAGAACGATCTGATCACCGGTACGGCCACCATTGCAAAGCTTACCGTTGGTTTCCAGCTGGGAGGACAGGCTTTTTCAGAAATTATCTTTTTCCAGGACAAGCGGGCCTATGATGACTTTACTAAAGGCTCCTTTGAGTTTGATGCCGCGGTTTCAGCCATAGTGATCACGGCAGGGGTCCAGGCCAAGGCCGGCAGTGACGGCGGAACCGCCGCAGCCAGCGCCGGACCGGCGACGTGCGTACAGGCGCAAACGGGGTATTTCAAAGGTATGGCTGTTTTTATCCAGGTCAAAGGCGGACTGATGTATGAGGCAGCCATAGGGGGGCAGAAATTCGACGTCACCCTTCTTAAATAG
- a CDS encoding cytochrome c3 family protein, which yields MNKKAITISLAVCITVTGLSLIPVSGVMAQDKGRPELTLNGGSKGPVLLKHQLHQAVIQDCAVCHKDFEKKPGALDEAKKAGLLKAKQVMTKTCIACHKETKKAGKKSGPTNCNACHS from the coding sequence ATGAACAAAAAAGCGATCACAATCAGCCTTGCCGTCTGCATTACTGTTACTGGACTGTCTTTGATCCCGGTATCCGGCGTAATGGCCCAGGATAAGGGGCGGCCTGAACTGACACTGAACGGCGGCAGCAAAGGACCGGTCCTCTTAAAACACCAGCTCCACCAGGCAGTGATACAAGACTGTGCGGTCTGTCACAAAGATTTTGAAAAAAAACCGGGTGCCCTGGATGAAGCAAAAAAAGCCGGTCTTCTTAAAGCAAAACAGGTGATGACTAAAACCTGTATCGCCTGTCATAAAGAGACAAAGAAGGCCGGAAAAAAATCAGGGCCAACCAATTGCAACGCCTGTCATTCCTGA